The DNA sequence GGTGGCACGATGGTTCTGGCGGGGGTGCGCGGGGTTGCATCCCCGGGCCGGGAGAGCGGACCGACCGAGGGTGTGATCTGTTGTGGCCATTTCGCTGTCAGTGGTGTTGCTGTTGGCGATCATCTTGGTGGTGCTGATCCGTGGCGGATCCCTGAAGGCCGGCCCCGCCGTCGTCGCCGTGCTGTTCGGCTTCTTCCTGGCCTCGACAGGCATGGCCGACGACATCCAGCGGTTCCTCAACTCGATAGCGGAGACCATCAACTCGATCCAGTTCTAGGGTCCGTGAGTGCGGCTTCCGGGGTCCCAGGGGTGGCCCGGAAGAGTACGGGTACCCTCGTTCGCCATCGCCGAACGGTACGGAGCGGGGGGAACGTACGGGATGGCGCTGCGCGAGACGGACCCGGCGGAGGTGGGTGGCTACCGGATCGAGGACCGTCTCGGCTCCGGCGGCATGAGGTGGTCCACCTGGCCCGCTCCGCCTCCGGCCGCCGCCTCGCCCTCAAGGTGGCCTCGCCGAGGCCCTGCGCGACATCCATCGCGCGGGGATGGCCGACCGGGCCCTGAAACCGGCCAATGCCGTGACGGAGCAGTACGCCCCCGCTCGACACCTACGACGGCAAGGTCCGCTGGAAGCGCCCGTACCCCGACCATGACGACCAGATGTGCCTGCGCCGCGACGCCGTCGGAGACAGGTGCGTGGTCTGTCGGAAGTGAGTCGGCGACAACATGGACGAGATCGCCGGCACCAGCATCTCCCGCCTCGATCCGGCCACCGACCGTGCCCGCTGGACCCGCCTCCGCCACTCACCTCTACCTGGCGTCCCCCGGTCCTCGCCGGTGACGCCCTCTACGTCCCGTACGGCATCCCTTCGGTCTACACCGTGGACGTACGCAACCTCTGACCCGGCCGTGCCTCAAGCCCCTCGGAAACGATCAGGGCCAGGCGGAGGAATCATCCTCTGACCTGGCCCTGAGCCGTACAGAGCGGGCGACGGGAATCGAACCCGCGTAGCTAGTTTGGAAGACTAGGGCTCTACCATTGAGCTACGCCCGCACGCGCCGCGCCGCAGGTCAGGTGACCGCGGCACAGAAGGCATCGTAGCGGGTCGGCACCCCTCGCCGCACACCCCGTTAATGCGGGGGCCGCGCTGCCTGCGGCCATGTACCCTACGTGTCGCACCAGCACGGGGTGTGGCGCAGCTTGGTAGCGCGTCCGCTTTGGGAGCGGAAGGCCGTGGGTTCAAATCCCGCCACCCCGACCAGGACCGGTCAAGACCGGCCACATGCGCGACGACCTCGTGTGATCGCGTCCAGTGATCGCCTTTGGGGCGTGTCGCCGCTGCCGTTACTATGCAAGCTGCACGCCCGTGTGTCTCTCCATCTGATGAAGTCCTCCCGGGCGGCGAAATCCGCCGGGCCAGTCTGGTCCCGGCAGAACCCAAGAAGTCAGCCACAAGGAGACCGAACCGTGAAGAGCGCCGTGGAGACCCTGAACCCGACTCGGGTTCGGCTCACTGTCGAGGTGCCCTTCGAGGAGCTCAAGGACAGCCTCGACGCGGCGTACAAGAAGATCAACCAGCAGGTCACGGTGAAGGGCTTCCGCAAGGGCAAGATCCCGGCGCGCGTCATCGACCAGCGGTTCGGCCGTGGCGCCGTGCTGGAGGAGGCCGTCAACGACGCGCTGCCGAAGTTCTACACCGAGGCGGTCAACGAGGCCGACCTCAACGTCCTGGGCCAGCCCGAGGTCGACATCACCGAGCTGAAGGACGGCGAGACGCTGAACTTCACCGCCGAGGTCGACATCCGCCCGACCATCGAGATCCCGGACTACTCCGGCATCGAGGTCGAGGTCGACGCCGTCGAGGTCACCGACGAGGACGTCGAGAAGTCGGTCGAGCAGCTCCGTGAGCGCTTCGCCTCCACCTCCCCGGTCGAGCGTGCCGCCGAGGACGGCGACGTCGTCACGATCGACCTGCAGGCCAAGGTCGACGACGAGGTCCTGGAGGACGGCGTCGCCGAGGGCGTCTCCTACACCATCGGCTCCGGTGAGCTGCTGGACGGCATCGACGACGCCGTGAAGGGCCTCGAGGCCGGTGCCGAGGCCACCTTCGCCTCGGAGCTCAAGGGCGGCTCGGCGGCGGGCAAGGAGGCCGAGGTCACCGTCAAGGTCACCCAGGTCGCCGCCCGCGAACTGCCCGAGCTGGACGACGAGTTCGCGCAGCTCGCCTCCGAGTTCGACACCCTGGACGAGCTCAAGGCCGACAGCCGCAAGCGCCTCGAGAACATGAAGCAGTACGACCAGGCCACGCAGGCCCAGGAGCGCGTCCTGGAGAAGCTGCTGGAGCTCGTCGAGGTGCCCGTCCCCGAGAAGCTCCTCGAGGACGAGATCAACACCCGTAAGCACAACCTCGAGCACCACCAGCTCGGCCAGATGGGTCTCGACCTCGAGAAGTACCTCGAGATCCAGGGCAAGACGGTCGAGGAGTTCGACGCCGAGACCAAGGAAGCCGCGGTCAAGGGCATCAAGACGCAGTTCGTCCTCGACGAGCTCGTCAAGCAGGAGAAGCTGAACGTCAACCAGGAGGAGCTCACCGAGCACCTCATGCGCCGCGCCGCCTCCTCCGGCATGTCCCCCGACCAGTTCGCCCAGGCGGTCGTCGAGGGCGGCCAGGTTCCGCTCCTGGTCGGCGAGGTCGCCCGCGGCAAGGCCCTGGCCGTCGTCGTCGAGAAGGCCGTGGTCAAGGACACCAACGGCGAGGTCATCGACCTGGACGACGAGGACGAGACCGAGCAGGCCACGGAGACGGTGGAGGCCGCCGAGGGCACCGCCGACGCCGCCGACGAGGAGAAGTCCGAGGGCTGAGCCCACGGCACTTTGCAAGCCGTACGGAGGGCCCTGGGGGAGCACAACACCCCGGGGCCCTTCGACGTACGGTGGGAAGGTGCCCTTCCGGGGCGCCGGGCCCGCCCACGCAGCGCAGGCATGCGCTCACAGCGAACACCCCTGGAACCGGGATTGCGCCGCAGGTGCCGCGCGTTAGGGTCCATGAATACGAGGGCAGGGGAGTCCCCGAAATGGCTCCAGCCCGCAGGGAAAC is a window from the Streptomyces sp. NBC_00299 genome containing:
- the tig gene encoding trigger factor, with the translated sequence MKSAVETLNPTRVRLTVEVPFEELKDSLDAAYKKINQQVTVKGFRKGKIPARVIDQRFGRGAVLEEAVNDALPKFYTEAVNEADLNVLGQPEVDITELKDGETLNFTAEVDIRPTIEIPDYSGIEVEVDAVEVTDEDVEKSVEQLRERFASTSPVERAAEDGDVVTIDLQAKVDDEVLEDGVAEGVSYTIGSGELLDGIDDAVKGLEAGAEATFASELKGGSAAGKEAEVTVKVTQVAARELPELDDEFAQLASEFDTLDELKADSRKRLENMKQYDQATQAQERVLEKLLELVEVPVPEKLLEDEINTRKHNLEHHQLGQMGLDLEKYLEIQGKTVEEFDAETKEAAVKGIKTQFVLDELVKQEKLNVNQEELTEHLMRRAASSGMSPDQFAQAVVEGGQVPLLVGEVARGKALAVVVEKAVVKDTNGEVIDLDDEDETEQATETVEAAEGTADAADEEKSEG